A DNA window from Armatimonadota bacterium contains the following coding sequences:
- the dprA gene encoding DNA-processing protein DprA produces the protein MSLEGWVALSKAELRPTQALALLERFPTPRELLAAGPAGWRSVCPLSPSEERRLRDAAQAPVAQDLRLLEELAAHLVTIRDLHYPALLRQIYGAPPVLYVRGEIREQDHRAVAIVGTRRASPYGRLVAETLARDLAAAGVTVVSGLALGVDSAAHAGALQAGRTIGVAACGLDVSYPPSNRALIERVASQGAVVSEFPFGARPDRWRFPARNRIIAGMALGTVVVEAPEGSGALITADHALDQGREVFAVPGAVNTVQSRGTHQLLKQGAKLVESVDDILEELDLPAAPKAEAPRTDDLSSAEGGLLSLLTLHEKDVDSLIQETRLPSSQVNAILTMLELRGLVRRMPGNYFVRVH, from the coding sequence GTGAGCCTCGAGGGATGGGTGGCACTGAGTAAAGCGGAGCTGCGGCCGACGCAGGCCCTGGCGCTGCTTGAGCGCTTCCCCACTCCCCGAGAACTGCTGGCTGCCGGGCCGGCGGGATGGCGCTCCGTCTGCCCTCTGTCGCCGTCGGAGGAGCGCCGCCTGCGCGATGCGGCGCAGGCGCCGGTCGCCCAAGACCTGCGCCTGCTGGAGGAGCTGGCGGCCCACCTCGTCACCATCCGCGATCTGCACTATCCGGCGCTGCTGCGGCAGATCTACGGCGCCCCGCCGGTGCTTTATGTGCGCGGCGAGATCCGCGAGCAGGACCACCGCGCGGTCGCCATCGTCGGCACCCGCCGCGCCAGCCCCTACGGCCGGCTGGTGGCCGAGACGCTCGCGCGCGACCTCGCCGCCGCCGGCGTCACCGTAGTCAGCGGACTCGCCCTGGGCGTTGACTCCGCCGCCCACGCCGGCGCGCTGCAGGCCGGCCGCACCATCGGTGTCGCCGCCTGCGGCCTCGACGTCAGCTACCCCCCGAGCAACCGCGCCTTGATCGAGCGCGTCGCTTCCCAGGGCGCCGTGGTCAGCGAGTTCCCCTTCGGCGCGCGCCCCGACCGCTGGCGCTTCCCCGCCCGCAACCGCATCATCGCCGGCATGGCGCTGGGCACCGTCGTAGTCGAAGCCCCCGAGGGCAGCGGCGCCCTCATCACCGCCGACCATGCCCTCGACCAGGGGCGCGAGGTCTTCGCCGTTCCCGGCGCTGTCAACACCGTTCAGAGCCGCGGCACCCACCAGCTCCTCAAGCAGGGCGCGAAGCTCGTCGAATCGGTGGATGACATCCTCGAGGAGCTGGACCTCCCCGCCGCCCCCAAGGCCGAAGCGCCCCGTACCGACGATCTCTCATCCGCGGAAGGCGGCCTGCTATCCCTGCTCACCCTCCATGAGAAAGACGTGGACTCCCTCATTCAGGAGACGCGGCTGCCGTCGTCCCAGGTCAACGCCATCCTCACCATGCTGGAGCTGCGCGGGCTGGTGCGGCGCATGCCCGGCAACTACTTCGTGCGGGTGCACTAG